TTTGCACCGCGATGCAAGGACAGCGATTCCTGAAGCAACACGGGCTGGAGATCATGAAACGGGAAGGTCCGCCGTCGGGCCAGAGCACCACCGTGGCTGTGACGTACATCTGGAACGACAACGGCCAGCACAAGAAAGATCCCCTCTTGGCGCTTTATGGCCGCCTGCGCGATGCATTCGCAGCCGAAGGCGGAGCGGAGCGCGCGCTGCAAAAGGAGCGAACCGCTTTCCATCGCGATTTTGAACGGCGACAGCGGACCATGTGGAAGCAATCGTGACCCGCGTCTACTGGGACACAATGCTGTTTGCCTACCTGACGGAAGGCAACCCTGAATTCGGCCCCACGGTACGAGCAACCCGGCAAGCGATGCTCGAGCGCGGGCACCGGTTGTGCGCCAGCATGTTCACCTTGTGCGAACTTGCGGTGCTCCCAACCAAGCGGGATGACCTGGCCGCGATCGAAGCCCTACAGGACCTGTTTTCGTCCACGGCCCTGGACGTGCTCCCGCTGCGGCCCGATGCCGTACCGCATTTTGCGCGGCTGCGGGCAACGACCGGCGTCTCAACCCCGGACGCATTGCACCTCGCTATCGCTGCGGCGGCTAAGGTCGATGTGTTTCTGACCAACGACCGGCGGCTGCAGAAGCTGCACGTGCCTGGCATCGGCTTCATTGCTGGGCTGGATGCCGGGCTGTACTGAGCCTACCGCTGCCAGCCGCCGCCGAGGGCGTTGTAGAGAGCGACAAGCGCTAGGCGCTCGTTGAGCTCGGCCTGGGAAAGATTGAGCTGGGCGGAAAAGGAGTTGGTTTCGGCAACCAGCACTTGCAGGAAACTGCCGCCGCCGTGCTGATAGAGAACTTGGGAAAGCTGCTCGGCTTTTTCCGCCGCCTGCGTGAGAGTCTGCTGCTGCTGGCGGAACTGGTGGTCTTTTTGCAAACCGACGAGCGCGTCGGAAACCTGGGCGAAGGCGTTCTGGATGCTCTGCTCATAGGTGAGCAGCATGGCTTGTTTCTGCGCCTCGCTGAGGCGAACACCGGCGCGCAAGCTGCCGGCGGCAAAGACCGGCTGCAGCAAGTCGCCGGCGACGTTCCATTGGCGTCCTGCGGGTGAGAACAACCGGTTCAAGGCGTAGCTTTCGACGCCGCCCGAGGCGGTGAGCGTAATGCTCGGGAACAGCGCCGCTTTGGCGACGCCGATTTGGGCGTTGGCCGCGGCGAGTTGCATCTCGGCGGCGCGGATATCGGGACGGCGGTCGAGCAGCGCCGAAGGCAGGCCGGCGGGAACGGAAGGTGGATTGGGCTGGGCGGTGAGCGGAGCGCCGCGGGGAATGGGGCCGGGATTTTCGCCCATCAGAGTGCGGAGCAGATTTTCCTGTTGTGCAATCTGGCGCTGGAGATCGGGGATGGTCTCGCCCGCCTGCGATTCCAGCTCCTGCGCCTGAGCGACATCCAGATCGGAGGCAGAGCCGTAATGATCCAGAACCTGAATCAGGTGCAGCGAATCCTGGCGGGCGGCGATTGTTTTCTGCGCGATGGCCAACGCGGCGTCGAGCTCGCGGAGTTGAAAGTACGCGACCGCTACCTGAGCCACCACGGAGGAGACGACGGCGCGCTGACCCCAGCGCGTGGCAAACCATTGATCGCGGGCGGCTTCCGTGGCGCGGCGGTATTTGCCCCAGAAATCGAGGTTCCAGAGGACATCAAGGTTGAGGCGGCCGAAGCGGGTGCTGTAGGAGGGCAGAGCTTTGGAGGTTTTGGGATTGCGAAGGGCAGTAACCCCGGCATCGACGGCCGCGAAGGGAAATTCGCCGGCGCGCGTGATGCCGGCTTGCTGCTGGGCCGCGAGCACGCGCGCGGCGGCGATGCGGACATCGTAATTGTTGGCGACCGCGGTGCGGAGGAGTCTCTGCAGGACCGGGTCCTGGAAGAGGGTGAACCATTTTTCGTTGCCGAGGCTGGCGGCGGCCTGGGGCGTCGCCGTGGCGGCAGCCGCGCCGCGATAGGCGGCTGGCGCACTGATCGCCGGGCGGTGATAGTTGGGGCCAAGCAAACAGCCGGCGAGGCATGCGCTCAGGGCAAGGACAACGATCGCAGAGAGCCGGCGCATCAGACCACCTCCTGCGGCGTCGCGGGCGCCGGCGCGGGCAAGGCGGTGTGGGCGCGCTTGCGTTCGCCGCCCAGCAACTGCTCGATCAGGACAAACATCGCCGGAATGAGGAAAACCGCGAAGGCGGCCGCGGCGGCGGCGCCTCCGATGACCACCGTACCCATAATGCGGCGCGCCACGGCGCCGGAGCCGGAGGCGAACCAGAGAGGTGCGCAGCCAAAGATAAAGGCGAAGGTCGTCATCAGAATGGGGCGCAGGCGCAGGTGCGCCGCCGCCAGCGCCGATTCGATCAGATCGCGGCCGGCCGCGTACTCGGTGCGCGCGAACTCGACAATCAGAATGGCGTTCTTCGCCGCCAGGCCGATCAGCATAACCAACCCAATCTGGGCGTAGACGTCGTTTTCCAATTGCACTGAATACGCCGGCGCCAGATGCAGCATGACGACGCGCCGCAGCCAGAGGACGAAAAAGGCGCCAAACACGGCGACGGGCAGGCAGATGAGGACGCTCAGCGGTAAAGACCAGCTTTCATACAGCGCTGCCAGCAGCAGGAAGACGAAGAGCACCGAGAAGCCGAAGATGACGCTGGCCGGAATGCCTTCCATGGCCTTCTTTTCCTGGAATGACATGCCCATGTAGTTGAAGCCCATGTCGTGGGGCATGGTCTGGTGGAAGACCTGTTCGAGCGCGGCCATGGCCTGTTCGGAGCTGACGCCAGGCGCGGCGGTGGCGTTGATCTGTGCCGAGTTGTATTCGTTGAAATGCATCACGAACTCGGGACCGAACCCCGGCTCGAAGCTGGCTACCGCCGAAAGCGGCACCATGCCGCCATGATTGTTGCGCACGTAAAACTGGCTCAAGTCGGCAGGGTTGGTGCGGTACTGGCCGCCGGATTCGACGTAGACCTGCCACTGGCGGCCGAAGCGGTTGAAGTAGTTCACGAACACGCCGCCCAGGTCGGCCTGCAGGGTTTCATAGATGTCGTGGATGGCCACGCCCTGCTTGAGCGCCTGAGCGCGGTCGACATGGATAAAGCGCTGAGGCACGTGCGGCAAAAACGAAGTATTGATGCGGGCGATCTCCGGCCGCTGGCGCGCGGCAGCAAGAAACGTATCGGTTTCGCGGGCGAGGTAATCGACGCCCTTGCCGGCGCGGTCTTCGAGCACCATGGTGACGCCGCCGGAGGTGCCGACGCCGGGGATTTCCGGCGGCGAAAAGCTGAACGCGGCGCCGGCAGGCAGTTGCCCGAGGGCGGCATTCAGCCGGTGTTCGATCACCTTGTACTGCTCATCGGGCCGGGTGCGCGCGCCCCAGGGCTTGAAGACGACGAAGAAGAAGCCGTTGTAGCTGGTCTCGACGTAGCTGAGCAGGCTGAAGCCGGCGACGCTGTTGACGTAGCGTACGCCCGGAGTGGAGAGCAGGATTTTATTGATCTGGTCGACCGCGGCTTCGGTGCGCTCCAGTGAGGCTGCAGGAGGAAGCTGCAGATTGACGAAGACGTAGCCCTGATCCTCGTCGGGTAAAAAGCCGCTGGGCAGGCGGCTGCCGAACCATATGCCGAGAACGGCGAAACCCAGCAGCAAGACGAAAGCGAGCATCGTCTTGTGCGCCAGAACGTGACAGCCACGGACATAAAAGTGGGTTGTCTTTTCAAACGTCCGGTTGAACCAGCGGAAGAACACCCCGAGCGGACCGCGGTGCCGTTGCCCGCGCGGCTTGAGCAGCAAGGCGGCGAGCGCCGGACTGAGGCTGAGGGCATTGAAGGCCGAGAGGATTACGGAGATGGCGATGGTGGCGGCGAACTGCTGGTAGAGGCGGCCGGTGATGCCGGGCACGAAGGCCGTGGGGATAAGCACGGCGGACAAAACCAGAGCGATACCGACGACCGGACCGCTGAGTTCTTCCATGGAACGCAGCGCCGCCGCCTTGGCCTTCATGCCCTGGCTCATGTGGTGCTCGACGGCTTCGACCACCACGATGGCGT
The sequence above is drawn from the Acidobacteriota bacterium genome and encodes:
- a CDS encoding PIN domain-containing protein: MTRVYWDTMLFAYLTEGNPEFGPTVRATRQAMLERGHRLCASMFTLCELAVLPTKRDDLAAIEALQDLFSSTALDVLPLRPDAVPHFARLRATTGVSTPDALHLAIAAAAKVDVFLTNDRRLQKLHVPGIGFIAGLDAGLY
- a CDS encoding efflux transporter outer membrane subunit produces the protein MRRLSAIVVLALSACLAGCLLGPNYHRPAISAPAAYRGAAAATATPQAAASLGNEKWFTLFQDPVLQRLLRTAVANNYDVRIAAARVLAAQQQAGITRAGEFPFAAVDAGVTALRNPKTSKALPSYSTRFGRLNLDVLWNLDFWGKYRRATEAARDQWFATRWGQRAVVSSVVAQVAVAYFQLRELDAALAIAQKTIAARQDSLHLIQVLDHYGSASDLDVAQAQELESQAGETIPDLQRQIAQQENLLRTLMGENPGPIPRGAPLTAQPNPPSVPAGLPSALLDRRPDIRAAEMQLAAANAQIGVAKAALFPSITLTASGGVESYALNRLFSPAGRQWNVAGDLLQPVFAAGSLRAGVRLSEAQKQAMLLTYEQSIQNAFAQVSDALVGLQKDHQFRQQQQTLTQAAEKAEQLSQVLYQHGGGSFLQVLVAETNSFSAQLNLSQAELNERLALVALYNALGGGWQR
- a CDS encoding efflux RND transporter permease subunit, which translates into the protein MLSKFFIRRPIVAMVIAILTVIVGIIVVAGLPVSLFPAIIPPETKLSAFFTGADAQTLAQSVATPIAEKMSGVDNMNYMYSVNANANGQMTMIVDFGVKTDPDTDLILSQMRESQAASQLPAAVNEQGVLVQKSTHAPMMLVSIYSPNGSHNSQFLANYAFINMVDPISRVPGVANVQVFGAGQYAMRVWLNPDALAKLGLTVSDVIQAVQAQNTVNPGGQLGAQPAPRGQQFTYAVRAQGRLATPEQFGNIVVRENPKGGVVRLKDVAQIELGTQTYTQAAQLNGKPSAILAVYQLPGSNAIDTANGVNALLKTLEASFPPGVAAVPSLDTTQAVREGLQEILFTLAIALLLVILVVYLFLQSWRATLIPLLAVPVSLIGTFIIFPALGFSINTLSMFGMVLAIGLVVDDAIVVVEAVEHHMSQGMKAKAAALRSMEELSGPVVGIALVLSAVLIPTAFVPGITGRLYQQFAATIAISVILSAFNALSLSPALAALLLKPRGQRHRGPLGVFFRWFNRTFEKTTHFYVRGCHVLAHKTMLAFVLLLGFAVLGIWFGSRLPSGFLPDEDQGYVFVNLQLPPAASLERTEAAVDQINKILLSTPGVRYVNSVAGFSLLSYVETSYNGFFFVVFKPWGARTRPDEQYKVIEHRLNAALGQLPAGAAFSFSPPEIPGVGTSGGVTMVLEDRAGKGVDYLARETDTFLAAARQRPEIARINTSFLPHVPQRFIHVDRAQALKQGVAIHDIYETLQADLGGVFVNYFNRFGRQWQVYVESGGQYRTNPADLSQFYVRNNHGGMVPLSAVASFEPGFGPEFVMHFNEYNSAQINATAAPGVSSEQAMAALEQVFHQTMPHDMGFNYMGMSFQEKKAMEGIPASVIFGFSVLFVFLLLAALYESWSLPLSVLICLPVAVFGAFFVLWLRRVVMLHLAPAYSVQLENDVYAQIGLVMLIGLAAKNAILIVEFARTEYAAGRDLIESALAAAHLRLRPILMTTFAFIFGCAPLWFASGSGAVARRIMGTVVIGGAAAAAAFAVFLIPAMFVLIEQLLGGERKRAHTALPAPAPATPQEVV